Below is a window of Scylla paramamosain isolate STU-SP2022 chromosome 14, ASM3559412v1, whole genome shotgun sequence DNA.
atttgatcgtcagtatgggttccgtcaaggctgctctactggtgatcttctggctttccttactgagtcttggtgatcctcttttagagattttggtgaaacttttgctattgcccctgatatatcaaaagcttttgataagagtctggcacaaagctttgatttccaatctaccctcctatggcttctatccttctctctgtaacttcatcttaagtttcctttctgactgttctattgctgctgtggtagacggtcactgttcttctaaatctattaacagtggtgttcctcagggttctgtcctgtcacccactctcttcttattattcatcaatgaccttctaaaccaaacttcttgtcctatccactcctatgctgatgataccaccctgcatttttccatgtcttttcatagatgtccaacctttcaggaagtaaacatttcatgcaaggaagccatagaatgcctgacttctgatctctctaaaatttctgattggggcagaggaaactttgtattgttcaatgcctcaaaaactcaattcctccatctatcaactcgacacaaccttccagacaactatcccctcttcttcaatgacactcaactgtccccctcttctacactgaacatcctcagtctgtccttttacttataatctgaactggaaacttcacttctcatctctggTTAAAATAGCTTTTATAAAGTGAGGCGTTttgacatctctgccagttttttctcactccccccagCTGccaactttgtacaagggccttatctgtccatgtatggagtatgcttcacatgtctgggtgggttccactcatactgctattctagacagggtggaatcaaaagcttttcatctcatgaactccactcctctaactgactgtcttcagcccctctctcatcgctgcaatgttgcatctctagctgtcttctaccgctattttcatgctaactgctcttccgatcttgctaactgcgtgcctcccctcctcctgcggccttgctgcacaagactttcttctttctctcacctctattctgtccacctctctaatgcaagagttaaccagtattctcgatcattcatccctttctctggtaaactctggaattccctgccagcttctgtatttccaacttcctatgacttgaattccttcaagagggaggtttcaagacacttatccttcaatttttgactactgctttggacccttttccgggactggcatctcagtgggctttttcattattattattatttttttttattggatttttgttgcccatggccagtgtccctcctatattaaaaaaaagaaaaaacaagaaaaaagtttcaattattatcattaatatttttatcattatgattaccattgttattattatcaatgtGTGGGGCCACTGAAGAGAATAAAATACTAAACTTATACCAAAAAAGGGCCTCTGGTTGCATGATACAGAAATGTGTGAGTAAGTGTTTAGTCCTCAAAGCCAGTGTACAACAGTGCTCTGGTGGTGCAGCATCATGGcatctaaaactgtgtgtgtgtgtgtgtgtgtgtgtgtgtgtgtgtgtgtgtgtgtgtgtgtgtgtgtgtgtgtgtgtgtgtgttttgtcctcatatCTGGTGTGAAGCAGTGCTGTGGCTGTGCAGCATCATAGCATCTAAAactctgtgtatgtatgtgtgtgttttgtccttacATCTGGTGTGAAGCATCACTGCAGTGGTGCTGCACCACAGCATCTAAAACTGTGAATATGTTTTGTTCTTACATCTGGTGTGAAACAGCACTGAGGTGGTGCAGCACCACAGCATCTAaaactgtatgtgtgttttgtcctcatatCTGGTGTGATGTAGTGCCATCACACATGTCAATGGtgagacacattttttttttttgcaatgcagCAGCACTCTCGccagccttcctctccctttcccttgcaTGCAAGCCTGTGGCTAACAAGTGGTTCATCAACCTGAATAATTTGTATGTTCAGGTATGTGAATTGTACACATAAATATGTATACAATACAAAGCATAtatgtatttacttttattatctgTGACATCAATGGTAAGAATGCATGTCCCCATAAGCAACAAAAGTGTGAAATTCAGGGAGATAATGCACAAAAGTCGGGATGGTAAGAAATGAGGTATCAATGTGAAACTTGAGGTTTGTGAAACTTAGATGCCGTGAAACTTGTGGGGGCACTGTATAAGTAACCACTGAAGATATTTCAAAATACATCATAGCATAACATTAGTTAACCATGGGTAGGTAACAATGAGTCGTCCATGAAGCTTCATGTGCATTTGTCTATTTGAAAAGTGTGCTATTTCCTGTGATGTTCACTTGCTGATTTGCAAGCATTGTGGATCTAAGTGGAGTATTACAGTGGTGCCTGATGGAGGACAATGTTTTACAGAAATTACAACTGtttgtgaaggaaaaaattatgTTGACATATTTCAACTTACATTATTTTGTAAACACAAAGTTTCTCATACTGGAATAATGCATTAAATGGTGTGCAACAGTTAACAGAAAATGTGTAATTTAGGAAAATTTGAGTATAAAAGGGAAATTTTTGAGATGTTGGATAAATATCGAATCTAAAATGCATATCATACAAGACCTTTAGAAACTAGTCTTCATCTGCATTCACAAAGGTAAGTCATTTGATATCCACTGCAAAGAATTAAAACAGTATCTGCTTCAACTATTACGAGAAGTTTGTATCCACTATCCACATCTGCATCTGCACTTGCACATTTTTCGACATCCGATGAATCTCTATTACATATTCTAGTAAAAACATTATTAAGAACTGATAAGGTGTTTTGTTATGACTCATTAATTTTTCAAATGCTGATTTGCATGTGTTGGTTCCATTAGGACCATGAATACATTTGAGATGTTTTGTGATGGTATGTGCAGTGCTGATTGCAATTGTGAGGGATCTTGAATAAGGCCCACTAActcacttccttcattctcatTATTCAGCTAGTACTTTGCTACAGAAATAGATCTCTAGGTATTCTCTTACTTCCTTGCCTGGACTTATATGTACTTTAAGGAAAGTGCTAATATTCTGCCTAAGACCTTCACtgttaaaagaaagaataaatgaatttgGAGTGCGGTACTTACGTTCCTCCTGGGCACTAGTGAGTTGCTCTCTAAACCTAGATACTTCATCCCGCAGGTGCTGTATGTGTGAAGATAAGTTATTTGCACGGTCACCTTGATTAAAGTCTGCTGGTGAGGGCGGGTTTGAGATTGGCTGCTCCAGCTTACCCTGCAACATCCtgcagaaaggaaaaagagcaaaggaaaagagagagagagagagagagagagagagagagagagagagagagagagagagagagagagagagagagagagagagagagagagagagagagagagagagagagagagagagagagaatcacaggaAGATGGAcaagagaaagatagatgaggatagaaaacaaatgaaaaaattaaatcatTGGGTGACTGAGTAAGTATACTGACAGCATATTAAAAGATATAAAGGCAATACAAGCATTTATAAGCTTTTCTCCAAATGAAACTGTCACAAAGCTTACCTTTTCTCAGCTTCCAATTTATCCATCCTCTTCCATAGTTTATTGACTAGGGCTTCCTGTTCCTGTTCCAGTGTATTTTCTAATTCAATCTGTCCAAGTGGGAATGTAGTTAATTTCAACTGTATTGACCAGATGTTAAAAATGTCAATTAACATATGTATGGAGTGACTTGGTATGGCAATTTGAGTCAAAAGAAATGAGGATAAATTCACAGACACAAACATAATtatcaatataaaataaaagcattCAAAACATAAAAACTAGAATATAACTAAAATAATTTTCTCAGTTATGAATTGATAGTCACATCTCAGAAGATTATAGTTTAACTATGAATATTAATCTGGTTAGCAAGTAAATAGGAGCTATAACCATTCCAGACCCAAATTATTTCTTTCTAACCATGGATTAAAACAACATATCAATTTGTTGTGAACCTCTACAGAAGCCTGctactaataaaaaaacaacactgcAGCAATAACAATACTGACACAACCTTTTAATACAAATGAACATTTGGAATTATGTGCAAGTTAAATGTCAGATCTATTCACTACAAATACGCAACATATGTAATATCTCATGACTGAGTGTTATAGGTGCACATGGAAGGTCATACAAATCAAAGGAATGATTGGTGTTGTTAAAAACACCATTCAGAAATGACTTAGTCTCTTAACACAAAGAATGATGAGATGGTAGTTGGAATGCATAAACAAAAGCTCCACTACTTGGTGAGGCAAAGTTTGTTGATCATGCTTCCATGAGAATTTTGTAAGCAAAAAAATTTTTCTATAAGCATGCAACCCATGCAATTCCTGAAAACCATGTGAAGGCTTCTTAGGATCACATATTTAACCATAATGGGCAACATTTAATGCAACACAGAAGATTTATACCATAGCAGTGGAGCCTATGAAGGGCTGTGTATGCATGACTCAACTGTAAAACTGCCTATTTTATGAATCACCTAACTTTTCAACTGTACTAGAACTTTCAACTTTCCTTTTTTGGTTTGCAAGATATTTTCCTACTTTGCACATTACACATGTGGAAGTGCAACAAAAAAGCAGCACTATCACCAAGTATGCAAAGGTAGGACCTGTCTCTGTGACAAGAGTTGTCCATACATACTGAGATGCATTCTGATCCACAACAAGTGGCTACAGCAAGAACTAGCCTTCCTTAAGGTCTATTTCAATCACAATCAGAGATtataaaatagtaaataatcTTTGAATGCTTGAATGTCTCACAAGATTGCTTTTATTCGTCCAATCAATGCAAATTATTAAAAATCTTCAAACATGATTTTCTCAGCTTAAGTCTTCTTGCCTCAAACATACCATAAAGATAATCTCCATGACAACTCACATCTAATGAATACTTTAGTGCCTTACCAAAATGTTTAATCTTGCCAACCAAGACTGATCAttgtaaacaaagaaaatagcaCAAGGCTAAACATCAGAGGTGGTCCACAGTACACCACTACAACAATGCAAGTATTAACTAATGTCTCATCAGTACACCACTACAATAATGTAAGTATTAACTAATGTCTCATCAGTACACCACTACAATAATGCAAGTATTAACTAATGTCTCTAGTATTTCATTCCCTTCACTGATAAACTTGGGGCCTTTCTGTCACATTCTCTTATTCCACATTTCTATGACTCAGACCAATTTAATATGTCTAAACCTTCAGGAATTAACAAACTCATGCAAGAAAGCCACAGAATACCCAACTTCTCCTACACCTATCAACTTGATGCAACTTTccaaactatcccctctttttcaataacactcaactgccccctctTCTAGTGTACATCCTCAGTCTGTACTTTTCTaacaatctaaactggaaacttcacatctcatctctagctaaaacagcttctatgaaaatgaactgagtcatctctgccagtttttttcatcccccacagctgctaactctgtacatgagCCTTATCTATTCATGTACTGAGTACGTGTACtcactaactctgtacatgagCCTTATCTATTCATGTACTGAGTACGTGTACTCAGTACCACGTGTATAAAGGGATTCCATTCACAATGCTCAAGGTatgaatcaaaagcatttcatcttatcaactcctcttttctaactgactgccttcagcatCTCTCTTCACTGCAAGGTTGCACCTCTTGCTACTTTAACtctttctgatcttgctaactgcatgctcccctcctcccatggccttgctaCACAAggctttctgctttctctcaccctattttgtccacctttgTAATGTAAGTTAATCAGCATTCTTAATCTTCCATACCATTaactggtaaactttggaactctctGCCAGCTTCAGTATTTCCCTCTACTTAGTCAACGAATGCTGATCTTGTGCCATGGTGGCACATGCTACTCatagtgtgtgttttgcttaagGCCTCTGACCAAGCATAAAAATGGGCTGGGGCAAATTAATTTATTGGCATTTCAAGTGCATCTATCCTCCTCAATCATGCCCAAAGCAACAATGACCAGTATCAAGCAGGTCACACCAGTGTCaatgttcattgtgtctttggTGATGTGTGATCAGCTCTGTTCTCACGGTGAAACACATTATGttctgttcttgctgttgtgttTATAGTGATGACTGTGAGGCAGACAAGTCACGGTGATATCATTCAATCTGTGGTGACCCCACACCACAGTATATACTGTATGCATTATtacgataaaagaaaagaaaaaaaagaaagaagaaagaataagtaagaaaaaaggagaaatggagaagacagATGAAGTAGGGAGGAAACAAGGAGTCACCCCCAACCAGGACGGTAATTAGCACTTGATATGGAAGGAGCcgagaaaacaacaaacatggAAGCAGGACTCAAACAGtacaaaataggaagaaagcCATAAACcacctgggaaggcagcctaGATCACAAGAGGATTAACAGTAATGTAGGGGACAAGGCAGAGAAAGCAAATGAAAGGGAACGTAGGTTGACCAGGAGGTGAGGCACCAGAAAGAAGTTGAGCTTATAGAAACTACCAACACCTACTTAAGCTCCACCTCCAAACTGCCCCAAACTGCATCAAGAACTATGCTTGTGGGCAGAACATATGCGTAAATGAGCAAGGTGAATGataaatatgtaaaatgttatgaaaataaagataattttctaGGGAAAATAGGCAGTCCCAAACACATGTATATGAATAAAGTAATGGAGAATTAGAAAGTAGCCAGAGGTTCCAGGgggcctgaccagagaggggttgagatggacagaataactTAAAGTAACTTGAAACTTGAAAGCataatgcagtctataaatcaagtatcttattaaaggaggagtatgatgtttatttgatgttttatgtttggtatgATAGGTTTGTATGGCATATGAAGATTTACTTAATCACAGAATATTTATGGTAATTGATGTGATGatgatatcatgtgtgtttttctaactgaacattaacTGCACCAATTGAATATTAGTTGTGTTTATGAatttgatattgtctgtgttcttGCACAATGACAACGTTCATCAATGAATATGTTGAAAAAATATAAGGTGATGCCAAATAACTTAGAACAAACTGAAGATGAATGCGAGAGAGGAATTTtgacttgtaagaaatgtaaataattagtaattaattaaaatgtaaaaatgcttgtgagttttccagtagtCTTTATATAGCAAATTCATGCAACATCTTGGTCTATGACAAATCACAGATCTTCACATCTGGCTTGAATGGTGTCAGTATAGCAAAATATGTGAATTTAAAAATGCAAAACTTCAAGAACCTCATATGGGAATTCATCAAGGGAAGCAGTGAGAAACTGTCTTTTCACAACCATGGTGGTGGCATCCCTTTATCTTTACCCCAAATCCGACTCTTATGGCAAGGCAGTTGAAGGGATGCAGTGGGGATGCCACCACCGTGGCTATGAAACCACAgtgcctcactgcctcacttGATAAATTTTTGTATGAGGTTCTGGAAGTTTCATGTTTTCTAATTCAGATTTTGCTATATTGATGCTAATCAAGCCTGACATGTCAAGATCAATGATTGAATGAAATTCACTACAAACACTACAGCATGAACAGAACAAATTGCATTTCAACCTGAGAAAAAAGCCAGCTATGTGTCACCAAAGACACAATGAGTACTGACACAGGTAATTAATACTAGCCTTTGTTGCTATGGTTGTGAGTGAGGAGGAATGATGCACTTGTGATGCCAAGAAGTCAATTTGCCCCTACCCATTTTCTATGCTTGCTGAGCAGCCTTAAGTAAAGTGCACTCCCCAAATAGTGTGCCACCATGATGCAAGATCAGCATTTGTTGACTgtataacttgaactcttttcaAGTGCGAAGTTTCATTATGGTTTTTTCTTGTCGTTATGGATAATTCTTTTGACTACTCTTACGAGacccacttaaaaaaaatcaccccATACTCTTTACTTGTTCCATAAACATGAGTGgtgacaaaatacacacatttaataataaaaaaataaaataacaatacagaAAAAATGTCTATAATGCAGATATCATCTTCCAAAAATGCAAGCACAGCATCAGACATAGCTGTGCAGATATACCATCAAACACCAATGGTAAAAATTTCAGAAAGCAAATACACAAACATCAAACCTTTTCTCTCCTTAGAGTTTCTAGATCATTTTGTTTTGCTGCTGTTTCAGTTTCCAACTTCTCTATTTTGCGCATCAACTTGTTAACAAGGCACTCCTGTTCCTGTTCAAGAGTCTGTTCCAATTCCACTTTCTCCTGACGCAGCTGGAAGtacacaccatcatcatttaCTTGCATATACAACTTACACACATAAGTTTACTGTTTAGGGCATAAATATATATGTGACACATCTTACCACAATCCCTGGACCTCATACTATGAATTGGATCTCCTTTTgcaaaataatatatatgtagCTTTTGTAATAATATAcaatcaaaacaaaataaatgttcacaacaaaattagaaaaaatagTCAACTTGTTAGGTTATACAGATTCCTTATAAAGTAATGCAGTAAATTAAACAAGTACATTAGCAAACACCTACTTGACTGAGTTTGCGTGACAAATCATTTGTCAAGCATTCCTCTTCTTGCTCGTAGTTGAGAGCtaaagtttccttttctttctttagagCCTGTATTTTCTTCAGTAAAGTGTTACTGATAaactcctcctcttgctcagCTCTGGCTTGCTGCGGGGAAAAATAATTACATAAGTAACGTTAGGAAATATTCGGTTAGGAAAGATTGGGTAACTGAACTTAATCTGATACAACCCAACCTAGGCTATTTGCTATATCCCCTAATTAACTGGAATGGCTAAtctttgtgattttttatttttgtattttaagtCATCAGAGTAGATATATTAGAATGTGTGTAGAACATTTACGAGCACAAGCTTGATTGCAACACAAACATCAGGCATCAAAAGTATCTAGATTAAAGGGATGACAGTGGCATGGATACAGAGATTATCACTAACTACCTATCTTCAAGATATATCCCCTTGTATTATACACAGCCATCACATTTACTAAGATTTCTATGTGCCATTATACCAGCTTGGGACACTGATGGATACAATCACagacagaataagaataaatattCAAATTTGGAAGTTGTTATAGTCACCCTCATATTTCATCCATGGGTAATGTAGCTTAACCTGTTTTGGATGGCATATTTATGTTTATATCTATACATCTTACTATGGATAACTAAGTTAACAAGCATAGGAATTCTACTAGATTCTTCATGAAGAATGGTGATTGATAAGTACATATTAATGGAAGTGATTCTGGTATCACATGATGCAACCCTTCAGCACTGGTGTTTGTTCTTACTGGGCATTTGTAACAGCTCTAAAAAGAATGTGGAGAATTTATCTCACTCACATTATTTCATAGCACAGTATCTGATAAGGTCTTATAACCATTGATCTATAAGTGGTTGACTTAAGATGTGGCTAAAAGAAGGCTCTATGTATGATGGCAGTGACTTTGGCAGCCCATTAACTACTAAATGAATTGCCTCACAGAGAGCTGATTAATACAGGCATTTTGAAGACCAACATTCTTTACTTTCCAGTGGACTCAGTGGACTGCCTAAGCCTAGTGGAACCTGCAGCCTTGCAGAGAGGCCTCAGGAATGCAGACTCATACTATTGACCACAGTGCTCTCTCAAAGTCCAATACTATCTCACAAACAGATGTAGATGGCATTACCTCTGCAAGTTTTTTTATTACAACCACACagtcccttttctttcttctgacaTGAGGGTAAAGCACTATTACTCCCATTCTTCTTAAAGAAACTGGGCAAACTTAAATAAAAGCTGAACAAAAGATGTACAAACAATTTTAAATATTTCATCCATGTATCAATCAAACTGGGGTTGCAAAATGGAGATGCTGCTGTCTATGTAAATTTGCTTTGAGAAAGTCTTGTGGAACATGCTCTGCTTTGCTGTTTGACCCTGGGCTTCAAGTGACTGAAACAGTACTTTGTTCAAAACAAGTCTATTGTTCATTAACTGACCCACAACGTTTTTGATAGTGTATTTGTATTATGTTAAAGATGATAAGACATTAAGTATATTTGGACTCCTTGACTTTTGTTTATGGTACACAGCAGCTACTGATGGTACACATAAGCCACTGATGGTACATAGCCAACTATCAGTGGTACATGCCTGCTGCCTGAACATACAACCAACTGTATACAGAGGATTCTTCCCACTGGGATATAGATAGTTTTTATATATGATAAACCCtgggtgaaaatacagaagcctTGCATTGATGCTGCTTGGATTCTCTAGCACAGAAAATCATTGTCTAAATAATCACAATCAGAGCAATATGATGCaatttaaatataaaaaaaacctaCTTAACCTTATTTGTAAATGACAACAGGTGGCTCTGATAAGCTTGATCACCCTGTGGATAATGAATCTAACCAAACTTGATGTAACCCAAAACTAACAAGAGCTGTGTCTCCCTGCCTCAACCACCTTAAGTATTTCCTTTCATATTGAAGCTAACATTAAAAGATTGTTCCTTGATAATCTCAATTCTTACTGCATTATATAGCATTTAGGGCAGGCACATAACAGATGCAATTTTAGCCAAACTTAGATACTATCAGTGGAGATAATCAATGAGCCTCCAAATGTAATATTATCAGGAAAAGTGTAGCAAATTGTTAATAATCTTGTAAAATTGTTAAATGTTGACATTGGTGGCTGTATTTATCAcacataatacaaaaaaatcacaaattagCCCATATCAAGGCTTATGAACAAATGAATAATGTATATGTGAtccatcaacaaaaaaaaaaaaaaaaaaataacgcatTCAATGAAAAAATCTTACTATTTCCTTTTAAACAATTTCTACCATCAATAATAACGTAAAGCTTCCCATTTACacacttttgttttcctttcacctcTACTTTTGGATGGGAATGTATTAACCCTAACCACTACAAACACTGAGAATGCTACCGGAAGAAAGGATTTTACTTTTCGAATTACTGAGCCCCTGATCAAATTTCCTCCCTTATGATTTCCTTCAGAGTAGAGTTCATTGTCATGATGTGGCACAGCCCCTCACCCACCACCTGACACCCACCGGCCAGGAAGGGCAGGCCAGCCAGGCACACTCACAATATTGACAGACGCTTGCCGCAACGCCCTGTTCTCCTCGTGCAGACTCTTCACCCTCAACTTGTACGTCTCCAGCTCGGCCCTGAGAACACGATTTTGCTGCTGTAAACAGTCTATTCTCTTCTGCCACTGCTCCCTCGTGATGGGGGAGGGTGGCATGGACGGGGGCTGCATGGTTGGCCCGTCAGTGACGGAGGACGAGTCACTCTCGCTGGCGCTGTCGGCCATGTTTACACTCCGGCAATAGACGGAAGACTCTGGTTGCCTGTCATCACAGCTACATC
It encodes the following:
- the LOC135106778 gene encoding coiled-coil domain-containing protein 6-like isoform X5, with product MADSASESDSSSVTDGPTMQPPSMPPSPITREQWQKRIDCLQQQNRVLRAELETYKLRVKSLHEENRALRQASVNIQARAEQEEEFISNTLLKKIQALKKEKETLALNYEQEEECLTNDLSRKLSQLRQEKVELEQTLEQEQECLVNKLMRKIEKLETETAAKQNDLETLRREKIELENTLEQEQEALVNKLWKRMDKLEAEKRMLQGKLEQPISNPPSPADFNQGDRANNLSSHIQHLRDEVSRFREQLTSAQEELVLPDNRTTQQYANEERLIREENLRLQRKLQMEVERREALCRHLSESESSLEMEEERHYNEITSHRHRTLSSPVPYNPSPSPSRPLSPGLSSYSGGRDLFSPPSPMGRCPHCGQRLGPRTSQERFVKPIAPPPSSSALLATPASHHTSSNTSGSTSSSTPPHPPPPPVPAPQLPSSPHPVAPPSPMDVSRN
- the LOC135106778 gene encoding coiled-coil domain-containing protein 6-like isoform X4, coding for MADSASESDSSSVTDGPTMQPPSMPPSPITREQWQKRIDCLQQQNRVLRAELETYKLRVKSLHEENRALRQASVNIQARAEQEEEFISNTLLKKIQALKKEKETLALNYEQEEECLTNDLSRKLSQLRQEKVELEQTLEQEQECLVNKLMRKIEKLETETAAKQNDLETLRREKIELENTLEQEQEALVNKLWKRMDKLEAEKRMLQGKLEQPISNPPSPADFNQGDRANNLSSHIQHLRDEVSRFREQLTSAQEELVLPDNRTTQQYANEERLIREENLRLQRKLQMEVERREALCRHLSESESSLEMEEERHYNEITSHRHRTLSSPVPYNPSPSPSRPLSPGLSSYSGGRDLFSPPSPMGRCPHCGQFQRLGPRTSQERFVKPIAPPPSSSALLATPASHHTSSNTSGSTSSSTPPHPPPPPVPAPQLPSSPHPVAPPSPMDVSRN
- the LOC135106778 gene encoding coiled-coil domain-containing protein 6-like isoform X2 produces the protein MADSASESDSSSVTDGPTMQPPSMPPSPITREQWQKRIDCLQQQNRVLRAELETYKLRVKSLHEENRALRQASVNIQARAEQEEEFISNTLLKKIQALKKEKETLALNYEQEEECLTNDLSRKLSQLRQEKVELEQTLEQEQECLVNKLMRKIEKLETETAAKQNDLETLRREKIELENTLEQEQEALVNKLWKRMDKLEAEKRMLQGKLEQPISNPPSPADFNQGDRANNLSSHIQHLRDEVSRFREQLTSAQEELVLPDNRTTQQYANEERLIREENLRLQRKLQMEVERREALCRHLSESESSLEMEEERHYNEITSHRHRTLSSPVPYNPSPSPSRPLSPGLSSYSGGRDLFSPPSPMGRCPHCGQVIIHHPPPSVPPPNYLPSASPPPPPVISPARLGPRTSQERFVKPIAPPPSSSALLATPASHHTSSNTSGSTSSSTPPHPPPPPVPAPQLPSSPHPVAPPSPMDVSRN
- the LOC135106778 gene encoding coiled-coil domain-containing protein 6-like isoform X1, which gives rise to MADSASESDSSSVTDGPTMQPPSMPPSPITREQWQKRIDCLQQQNRVLRAELETYKLRVKSLHEENRALRQASVNIQARAEQEEEFISNTLLKKIQALKKEKETLALNYEQEEECLTNDLSRKLSQLRQEKVELEQTLEQEQECLVNKLMRKIEKLETETAAKQNDLETLRREKIELENTLEQEQEALVNKLWKRMDKLEAEKRMLQGKLEQPISNPPSPADFNQGDRANNLSSHIQHLRDEVSRFREQLTSAQEELVLPDNRTTQQYANEERLIREENLRLQRKLQMEVERREALCRHLSESESSLEMEEERHYNEITSHRHRTLSSPVPYNPSPSPSRPLSPGLSSYSGGRDLFSPPSPMGRCPHCGQVIIHHPPPSVPPPNYLPSASPPPPPVISPAFQRLGPRTSQERFVKPIAPPPSSSALLATPASHHTSSNTSGSTSSSTPPHPPPPPVPAPQLPSSPHPVAPPSPMDVSRN
- the LOC135106778 gene encoding coiled-coil domain-containing protein 6-like isoform X3 — encoded protein: MADSASESDSSSVTDGPTMQPPSMPPSPITREQWQKRIDCLQQQNRVLRAELETYKLRVKSLHEENRALRQASVNIQARAEQEEEFISNTLLKKIQALKKEKETLALNYEQEEECLTNDLSRKLSQLRQEKVELEQTLEQEQECLVNKLMRKIEKLETETAAKQNDLETLRREKIELENTLEQEQEALVNKLWKRMDKLEAEKRMLQGKLEQPISNPPSPADFNQGDRANNLSSHIQHLRDEVSRFREQLTSAQEEHNRTTQQYANEERLIREENLRLQRKLQMEVERREALCRHLSESESSLEMEEERHYNEITSHRHRTLSSPVPYNPSPSPSRPLSPGLSSYSGGRDLFSPPSPMGRCPHCGQVIIHHPPPSVPPPNYLPSASPPPPPVISPAFQRLGPRTSQERFVKPIAPPPSSSALLATPASHHTSSNTSGSTSSSTPPHPPPPPVPAPQLPSSPHPVAPPSPMDVSRN